One genomic window of Acidovorax radicis includes the following:
- a CDS encoding cell surface protein — MKKNVLALSIAAMVGGFAGVAQADVFAPGAAATGAVLGTNVAAEPGVAGAVAVNATVLEVNSNNVGHMLVVPYYTAQNGNMSVIHLSNTDRANGKAVKIRFRGAANSDDVKDFQLFLSPGDVWTGAVLQGADGAAVLYSADKSCTVPAIPATGTAFATARLNATTNVNGTREGYVEIFNMADIPSVKLYTSTQTSSGTVAGAAGTANSVLYTAIKHASGVAPCSVAGSASRTLLDEIAMTNYTAAAHAASVGFGAATTGLSADWYILNLAQTTAFSGSATAIEARVAAAGAAGAANYVHFPQTDAGSGAFFATANKSADTYTADPLLRTLVNDFAKASVTGPVVTPLFIDLPDMSTPYLAAQAPAGAAGDANLPKLQAVALTAALSRTSVSNQYALDTGISAQTDWVFSMPTRRYSVAANYKAATTSAANYRLYSDLSVIATGPALPVVAAATHGLADEWFYPGNTQVDSRGNICVNADAMRFFDREETTTGNAPIFSPAVASQLALCGETSVLSFSSGKVLGSSSDLTATTMASPYVNGWTLVSTANAFVGANNTNAFTGGLPILGDAFIKMKNDSAAQGFASTFGLTWGHRYGR; from the coding sequence ATGAAAAAGAATGTATTGGCACTGAGCATTGCTGCCATGGTTGGTGGCTTTGCCGGTGTGGCCCAGGCGGACGTGTTCGCTCCTGGTGCAGCGGCTACTGGCGCTGTGTTGGGTACCAACGTTGCTGCTGAGCCAGGTGTTGCTGGTGCAGTCGCTGTAAACGCTACTGTGTTGGAAGTTAATTCCAACAACGTCGGTCACATGCTGGTGGTTCCTTACTACACGGCCCAAAACGGCAACATGTCCGTGATCCATCTGAGCAACACCGACCGTGCAAACGGCAAGGCTGTGAAGATTCGTTTCCGTGGCGCTGCCAACTCGGACGACGTCAAGGATTTCCAATTGTTCCTGTCGCCTGGCGACGTGTGGACTGGTGCTGTCTTGCAAGGCGCTGACGGCGCTGCTGTGTTGTACTCCGCAGACAAGAGCTGCACGGTGCCTGCCATCCCCGCTACGGGCACGGCTTTCGCCACTGCTCGTCTGAACGCAACGACCAATGTGAATGGCACGCGTGAAGGCTACGTTGAAATCTTCAACATGGCTGACATCCCGTCCGTCAAGTTGTACACCAGCACGCAAACCTCCAGCGGTACAGTGGCTGGTGCAGCTGGCACTGCCAACTCGGTGCTGTACACGGCTATCAAGCACGCCAGCGGCGTCGCTCCTTGCTCCGTGGCTGGCTCTGCTTCGCGCACGCTGCTGGACGAAATCGCTATGACCAACTACACCGCAGCTGCTCACGCAGCGTCGGTTGGTTTTGGCGCTGCCACCACGGGCCTGTCGGCTGACTGGTACATCCTGAACCTGGCGCAAACCACTGCATTCTCTGGCTCCGCAACCGCTATTGAAGCGCGTGTGGCTGCCGCTGGTGCCGCTGGTGCCGCCAACTACGTGCACTTCCCACAAACCGATGCTGGCTCTGGCGCATTCTTCGCCACGGCTAACAAGAGCGCTGACACCTACACGGCTGACCCATTGCTGCGTACGCTGGTGAATGACTTCGCCAAGGCTTCGGTGACGGGCCCTGTGGTGACGCCTTTGTTCATCGACCTGCCAGACATGTCGACGCCTTACCTGGCTGCTCAAGCTCCTGCTGGTGCTGCTGGTGATGCCAACCTGCCTAAGCTGCAAGCTGTTGCCCTGACTGCCGCTCTGTCGCGCACGTCGGTCTCCAACCAGTACGCTCTGGACACTGGCATTTCGGCTCAGACCGACTGGGTGTTCTCCATGCCTACCCGTCGTTACAGCGTTGCTGCTAACTACAAGGCTGCTACCACCTCTGCTGCCAACTACCGCCTGTACTCTGACCTGAGCGTTATTGCAACGGGCCCAGCTCTGCCAGTGGTGGCTGCTGCTACCCACGGTCTGGCTGACGAATGGTTCTACCCAGGCAACACGCAAGTGGACAGCCGTGGCAACATCTGCGTGAATGCAGACGCCATGCGCTTCTTCGACCGTGAAGAAACCACCACGGGCAATGCGCCAATCTTCTCGCCTGCTGTTGCTAGCCAACTGGCACTGTGCGGTGAGACCAGCGTGCTGTCGTTCTCTTCGGGCAAGGTGCTGGGCTCCAGCAGCGATCTGACCGCTACCACGATGGCTTCGCCTTACGTGAACGGCTGGACGCTGGTGTCTACTGCCAATGCCTTCGTTGGTGCGAACAACACGAATGCGTTCACTGGCGGCCTGCCAATCCTGGGCGATGCGTTCATCAAGATGAAGAACGACTCGGCTGCCCAAGGCTTCGCCAGCACGTTCGGCCTGACCTGGGGTCACCGTTACGGCCGTTAA
- a CDS encoding peptidylprolyl isomerase encodes MTSPGVWRQQWAAVLLAPCLVFAAQAAEPVLAKGSVKGAGDVQITAADVTADVQRIPPEVRPQVLTQPKTMNLLVTNLYTRRALAQRAQAEGLAQTPEVAAALALARDKVLSDALLVQVDKSNTPADAKLEAMAKTIYQAQSAEFVQPEQVQVRHILIASTDKDTDAAAKAKAEDLLKQIRAGGDFAALAKAHSADPGSAANGGDLGFFASGRMVPEFDLAAFALQKPGDVSDLVKTQFGYHLLQLVARKPKGQQPFDDVKPALMAKVRQSEQQKGRNELAKSLEETVKLDDAAIKATVDKLVAPANPTSATPTKP; translated from the coding sequence ATGACGTCACCTGGCGTGTGGCGGCAACAATGGGCGGCTGTTCTGTTGGCCCCTTGTCTTGTGTTTGCGGCACAGGCTGCCGAGCCCGTATTGGCAAAGGGTTCTGTCAAAGGCGCAGGCGATGTGCAGATCACGGCAGCCGATGTGACCGCAGACGTGCAGCGTATTCCACCTGAAGTGCGCCCCCAGGTGCTGACCCAGCCCAAGACAATGAACTTGCTGGTCACTAATTTGTATACCCGCCGTGCATTGGCCCAGCGCGCGCAGGCCGAGGGGCTTGCTCAGACCCCCGAGGTGGCCGCGGCCCTGGCATTGGCGCGCGATAAGGTGTTGTCCGACGCTCTGTTGGTGCAGGTCGACAAATCGAACACTCCGGCTGACGCCAAGCTGGAAGCCATGGCGAAAACCATCTACCAGGCACAATCGGCTGAGTTTGTGCAGCCCGAACAGGTGCAGGTGCGTCATATCCTGATCGCATCCACTGACAAAGATACGGACGCTGCCGCCAAGGCCAAGGCAGAAGATTTGCTCAAGCAGATTCGCGCCGGTGGTGATTTTGCAGCTTTGGCCAAAGCGCACTCGGCAGACCCTGGCAGTGCCGCCAATGGCGGTGATTTAGGTTTCTTCGCCTCGGGCCGCATGGTGCCTGAATTTGATCTTGCCGCCTTCGCGTTGCAAAAGCCCGGTGATGTGAGCGATCTGGTCAAGACCCAGTTTGGATATCACCTGCTGCAACTGGTTGCTCGCAAGCCCAAGGGCCAACAGCCGTTTGATGACGTTAAGCCCGCATTGATGGCCAAAGTACGCCAGTCCGAGCAGCAAAAGGGCCGCAATGAACTCGCCAAGTCTCTCGAAGAGACGGTGAAGCTCGACGATGCCGCCATCAAGGCCACCGTCGACAAGCTGGTAGCACCCGCGAATCCTACAAGCGCGACCCCCACCAAGCCTTGA
- a CDS encoding ABC transporter permease, which produces MLHAFSNELRAVWSARSLVWVLTRREVAARHAGTAAGIVWPYLQPLLTVAAYYLVFDVVFAMRLGEGAPTHAVGTFLIVGALPWMAFCDGLSRGMNSLLEAGGLLHKNPLPPVLFVVRSVLASAVVFAPLLLLVALAYTPLHQFALPVVSLPLLALLQWVICMLLAYVLAILAAALRDTVQMVGFLLSVGIYLSPVLFPITLFPERWRWVLWLNPITAPVQGYQQILLQGAWPSASVWWVSMAWCALLVFVLNTLIERSRDQLVDWL; this is translated from the coding sequence ATGCTGCATGCGTTTAGCAACGAACTGCGCGCTGTTTGGAGTGCCCGTTCCTTAGTGTGGGTGCTGACGCGCCGTGAGGTCGCAGCCCGCCATGCGGGCACCGCCGCAGGCATTGTGTGGCCCTATCTGCAACCACTGCTCACGGTGGCGGCCTACTATCTCGTGTTTGACGTGGTGTTTGCCATGCGCCTCGGCGAGGGGGCGCCCACCCATGCGGTGGGTACGTTTCTGATTGTGGGAGCGCTGCCGTGGATGGCATTCTGCGACGGACTTTCGCGCGGTATGAACAGCCTGCTGGAAGCCGGGGGCTTGTTGCACAAAAACCCCCTGCCGCCGGTGCTGTTTGTGGTGCGCTCCGTCCTTGCCAGCGCGGTGGTCTTTGCCCCGCTGCTGCTGCTGGTGGCGCTGGCTTACACGCCGTTGCACCAGTTTGCGTTGCCCGTGGTGTCGCTGCCGTTGCTGGCGCTGCTGCAGTGGGTGATCTGCATGTTGCTGGCTTACGTGTTGGCCATTTTGGCGGCTGCACTCCGCGACACGGTGCAGATGGTCGGGTTTCTGCTCTCCGTGGGTATTTATCTGTCGCCTGTGCTGTTTCCCATCACGCTGTTCCCTGAGCGGTGGCGGTGGGTTTTATGGCTCAACCCCATCACGGCGCCGGTACAAGGCTATCAGCAAATTTTGCTGCAGGGGGCCTGGCCGTCTGCTAGTGTGTGGTGGGTTTCCATGGCGTGGTGTGCCTTGCTCGTGTTTGTGCTCAATACGTTGATTGAGCGAAGCCGCGATCAATTGGTGGACTGGTTATGA
- a CDS encoding ABC transporter ATP-binding protein, translating into MPGAVLRVQDVCKEYKLYPSPRTRLKALLTGRATHQSHWALRDVSFVLQRGECIGVIGDNGAGKSTLLKLLAGTLQPSQGRIDRVGRVTAILELGAGFHPDFSGRDNLYFAGSLIGIDREEMLRLEPDIIAFCELGEALDRPVKTYSSGMTVRLAFALVTAIQPDLLIIDEALAVGDQNFQKKCVERITAFRNNGCTILFCSHSPYHIRHLCDRALWLKGGKVEQFGETEAVLAAYDVHTRLRDAAAKAITGQALPEAVKEEVAPPQLPHGRQGAVEGGSACLLSVEVANLGDAQEGDQPRLLNGQDLVVTITARGRGQERPHIGFMIEQSKGVGITSLATHEDGAAPVLLPDGTWRSVLSFPDLPLHSGDYVISAFLFDETGLAVYDEWFQFLHFRFIFPKPLPGLVRLPHHWS; encoded by the coding sequence ATGCCCGGTGCTGTGCTTCGGGTGCAGGATGTTTGCAAGGAGTACAAGCTCTATCCGTCGCCAAGAACCCGCCTCAAGGCCCTGCTGACGGGGCGGGCCACGCACCAGAGCCACTGGGCGCTGCGCGACGTATCGTTTGTGCTGCAACGCGGCGAATGTATTGGCGTGATTGGTGACAACGGGGCGGGTAAAAGCACGTTGCTCAAGCTTCTGGCCGGTACGCTGCAGCCCAGCCAGGGCCGCATCGACCGGGTGGGTCGGGTAACGGCGATTCTGGAGCTCGGGGCGGGGTTTCACCCCGATTTCAGTGGCCGCGACAACCTCTATTTTGCGGGGAGCCTGATCGGCATCGACCGCGAGGAGATGCTGCGACTGGAGCCAGACATCATTGCGTTCTGCGAGTTGGGTGAGGCGTTGGACCGCCCTGTCAAAACCTACTCGTCGGGTATGACCGTGCGTTTGGCGTTTGCGCTGGTCACTGCCATCCAGCCCGACCTGCTCATCATTGATGAAGCACTCGCAGTGGGTGACCAGAATTTCCAAAAAAAATGTGTGGAGCGCATCACGGCGTTCCGCAACAACGGCTGCACCATTCTCTTTTGCTCTCACAGCCCCTATCACATTCGCCACCTTTGCGACCGCGCTCTGTGGCTTAAAGGTGGGAAAGTGGAGCAGTTCGGTGAAACCGAGGCGGTGTTAGCAGCCTACGACGTGCACACGCGGCTGCGGGACGCCGCTGCAAAAGCAATCACGGGCCAGGCGTTGCCAGAGGCCGTAAAAGAAGAGGTCGCTCCGCCGCAGTTGCCCCACGGCCGCCAGGGTGCGGTAGAGGGCGGCAGCGCTTGTCTTCTGAGCGTGGAGGTCGCCAATCTTGGCGATGCACAGGAGGGGGACCAGCCGCGCCTGCTGAACGGGCAGGATCTTGTCGTGACCATCACTGCCCGTGGGCGGGGCCAGGAGCGTCCTCACATTGGCTTCATGATCGAGCAGTCGAAAGGTGTGGGGATCACTTCGTTGGCCACCCACGAGGATGGAGCCGCGCCCGTCTTGCTACCAGACGGTACCTGGCGTTCCGTTCTGAGTTTTCCAGATCTGCCACTGCACAGTGGTGACTACGTGATCAGCGCGTTTCTGTTTGACGAGACCGGTCTGGCTGTTTACGACGAGTGGTTCCAATTCTTGCATTTTCGTTTCATTTTCCCCAAACCTTTGCCGGGGTTGGTTCGCCTGCCACACCACTGGAGCTGA